One window of Paenibacillus albicereus genomic DNA carries:
- a CDS encoding cob(I)yrinic acid a,c-diamide adenosyltransferase produces MKLYTRTGDDGSTSLIGGRVGKDDAQVEAYGTIDELNAFAGAARAAALAEPGMQRLADMLEEIQQELFDCGSDLSYASPRPEQLKTNGEMAERLERWIDELDAECPPLRRFILPGGTPLAAALHVCRTVCRRAERRVVTLAGERQIHPPVRAYLNRLSDYFFAAARAANFRAGQPDTEYARGADVFRGDR; encoded by the coding sequence ATGAAGCTGTATACGAGGACCGGAGATGACGGTTCGACATCGCTGATCGGCGGCCGCGTCGGCAAGGACGACGCGCAGGTGGAGGCGTACGGAACGATCGATGAGCTGAATGCCTTCGCGGGAGCCGCGCGCGCGGCCGCTCTCGCCGAGCCCGGCATGCAGCGGCTCGCGGACATGCTGGAGGAGATCCAGCAGGAGCTGTTCGACTGCGGCTCTGATCTGAGCTACGCCAGTCCGCGCCCGGAGCAGCTCAAGACGAACGGGGAGATGGCCGAGCGGCTGGAGCGGTGGATCGACGAGCTGGATGCAGAGTGCCCGCCGCTGCGGCGCTTCATCCTGCCGGGCGGCACGCCCCTCGCGGCGGCGCTGCACGTGTGCCGCACCGTCTGCCGGAGGGCGGAGCGGCGCGTCGTGACGCTGGCGGGAGAGAGGCAGATTCATCCGCCGGTGCGGGCTTACTTGAACCGCCTCTCGGATTACTTTTTCGCGGCCGCCCGAGCGGCCAACTTCCGTGCCGGGCAGCCGGATACGGAATATGCGAGGGGAGCGGACGTATTTCGTGGCGACCGCTAG
- a CDS encoding spore coat protein, producing MNQQNQMQQPKLPDADWAYTVLADLKRVVREYATAATESTCPEIRKLFTDLTNSTLQMQGELYNAMQAANMYDTSSPALRQDIQKQLQTYQQTQQQTQQFIQQRTAGQAAPFMQQSQQQQGAPAYN from the coding sequence ATGAACCAGCAGAACCAGATGCAGCAGCCCAAGCTGCCCGACGCCGATTGGGCGTATACGGTGCTTGCCGACCTGAAGCGCGTCGTGCGCGAATACGCGACGGCCGCCACGGAATCGACCTGCCCGGAGATCCGCAAGCTGTTCACGGATCTGACGAACAGCACCCTGCAGATGCAGGGCGAGCTGTACAACGCGATGCAGGCGGCGAACATGTACGATACGTCCTCGCCGGCGCTGCGCCAGGATATCCAGAAGCAGCTGCAGACGTACCAGCAGACGCAGCAGCAGACGCAGCAGTTCATCCAGCAGCGGACGGCCGGCCAGGCCGCTCCGTTCATGCAGCAGTCCCAGCAGCAGCAGGGCGCGCCTGCCTACAACTGA
- a CDS encoding 5'-3' exonuclease has protein sequence MDLFTWNEDKPLPEAAGEAELPKRSRLLLVDGMAILFRAYFATAYGGSVRRTSSGLPVNAVHGFVRYFMDAVRRFEPSHVAVCWDLGSSTFRTQEFTLYKANRPDAPDDLIPQFDLVKEVVASFGVPNIGAPGYEADDCIGTLARLHGQEHEVLVLTGDHDLLQLVDERVSVIIMKKGHGNYMVYTPESLMEERGLTPPQIIDVKGLMGDASDNYPGVKGIGEKTALKLVQEHGSIDGILANLGSLSGSVRSKIEADLDMLHLSRRLATIHCEAPVLLAMHECCWAVDRHAVERKFEELEFRSLMSLIG, from the coding sequence ATGGACCTGTTCACCTGGAACGAGGACAAGCCGCTGCCGGAGGCGGCGGGAGAAGCGGAGCTGCCGAAGCGCTCGCGGCTGCTGCTCGTCGACGGCATGGCGATCCTGTTCCGCGCCTACTTCGCGACCGCCTACGGCGGCAGCGTGCGGCGGACGAGCTCGGGGCTGCCGGTCAACGCGGTGCACGGCTTCGTGCGCTACTTCATGGACGCGGTGCGGCGCTTCGAGCCGAGTCATGTGGCGGTCTGCTGGGATCTCGGGAGCAGCACGTTCCGCACGCAGGAGTTCACCCTGTACAAGGCGAACCGCCCCGACGCGCCGGATGACCTGATCCCGCAGTTCGACCTCGTCAAGGAGGTCGTCGCCAGCTTCGGCGTGCCGAACATCGGCGCGCCGGGCTACGAGGCGGACGACTGCATCGGCACGCTGGCGCGGCTGCATGGCCAGGAGCATGAGGTGCTCGTGCTGACGGGCGACCATGACCTGCTGCAGCTCGTCGACGAGCGCGTCTCCGTCATCATCATGAAGAAGGGCCACGGCAACTACATGGTGTACACGCCGGAGAGCCTGATGGAGGAGCGCGGGCTGACGCCGCCGCAGATCATCGACGTCAAAGGCCTGATGGGCGACGCGAGCGACAACTATCCCGGCGTCAAGGGCATCGGCGAGAAGACGGCGCTGAAGCTCGTGCAGGAGCACGGCTCGATCGACGGCATCCTCGCCAATCTCGGCTCGTTGTCCGGATCGGTGCGGTCCAAGATCGAGGCTGATCTCGACATGCTGCATCTGTCCCGCCGCCTGGCGACGATCCACTGCGAGGCGCCGGTGCTGCTCGCGATGCACGAATGCTGCTGGGCGGTCGACCGCCACGCGGTCGAGCGCAAGTTCGAGGAGCTCGAATTCCGCAGTTTGATGAGCCTGATCGGCTGA
- a CDS encoding aspartyl-phosphate phosphatase Spo0E family protein: MTTGTDIGAWSPSRPKPLPAGSWTPMLRELADEIDALRREMEQTYEQGIGFQSEHLLAISQKLDVKINEFLHRRLS; the protein is encoded by the coding sequence ATGACGACAGGAACGGATATCGGCGCATGGTCCCCGTCACGCCCAAAGCCATTGCCGGCCGGCAGCTGGACCCCGATGCTGCGAGAGCTTGCGGACGAGATCGATGCCTTGCGCCGCGAGATGGAGCAGACCTACGAGCAGGGGATCGGCTTCCAGTCGGAGCATCTTCTTGCGATCAGCCAGAAGCTTGACGTCAAGATCAATGAATTCCTGCATCGCCGGCTGAGCTGA
- the hprK gene encoding HPr(Ser) kinase/phosphatase: protein MSKGAVSVRALAEHFKLEVLAAEERLDRQVTKPGGHRPGLEFVGYFDYFPMERVQVLGIKEITYLHKLTDLERNLHIGNIVKYHPPCFIVTSGQQEEGLKYLMRYCEEEGIPLLRTPLPTTEFIAVMDAFLVKELAEQIAIHGVCVNVSGIGILLRGSSGAGKSETAHSLIRRGHRLVADDVIVLKKLSPRTLLGTHNGKTKEFLALRSIGLINVVRLYGRKAFQEETRIALDIELTKWRDNELNNELEVEERYTDYMGVRIPHIQIQLQPGRDVASLVEAAANNWYLQQQGYSAVEEFMSRLQEG from the coding sequence ATGAGCAAGGGAGCGGTGTCGGTCCGCGCGCTGGCCGAGCATTTCAAGCTCGAGGTGCTGGCGGCCGAGGAGCGGCTGGATCGTCAGGTGACCAAGCCGGGCGGCCATCGGCCGGGACTTGAGTTCGTCGGCTATTTCGATTATTTCCCGATGGAACGGGTGCAGGTGCTCGGCATCAAGGAAATCACGTACCTGCACAAGCTGACCGATCTGGAGCGCAACCTCCACATCGGCAACATCGTCAAGTATCATCCTCCTTGCTTCATCGTCACGTCGGGCCAGCAGGAGGAAGGGCTCAAGTACCTGATGCGCTACTGCGAGGAGGAGGGCATCCCGCTGCTGCGCACGCCGCTGCCGACGACGGAATTCATCGCCGTCATGGACGCCTTCCTCGTCAAGGAGCTGGCGGAGCAGATCGCCATCCACGGCGTATGCGTCAACGTCTCCGGCATCGGCATCCTGCTGCGCGGTTCGTCCGGAGCCGGCAAGAGCGAGACGGCGCACTCGCTCATCCGCCGGGGGCACCGGCTCGTCGCCGACGACGTGATCGTGCTCAAGAAGCTGAGCCCGCGCACGCTGCTCGGCACGCATAACGGCAAGACCAAGGAGTTCCTGGCGCTGCGCAGCATCGGCCTCATCAACGTCGTGCGGCTGTATGGACGCAAGGCCTTTCAGGAGGAGACGCGCATCGCGCTCGACATCGAGCTGACCAAGTGGCGCGACAACGAGCTCAACAACGAGCTGGAGGTCGAGGAGCGGTACACCGACTACATGGGCGTCCGCATCCCGCATATCCAGATCCAGCTGCAGCCGGGCCGCGACGTGGCAAGCCTCGTCGAGGCCGCCGCCAACAACTGGTACTTGCAGCAGCAAGGCTACAGCGCGGTCGAGGAGTTCATGAGCCGGCTGCAGGAAGGCTAA
- a CDS encoding arsenate reductase family protein — translation MDNKKKLTIYEYSKCGTCRMAVKALEQAGWELERVPIREQPPTADELAELVQRSGLPLKKFFNTSGEVYKELGLKDKLGSMGEREQLELLASNGMLLKRPIVTDGSRATVGYKPDDYKAAWPHG, via the coding sequence ATGGACAACAAGAAGAAGCTGACAATCTATGAATATAGCAAATGCGGCACCTGCCGGATGGCGGTCAAGGCGCTGGAGCAAGCGGGCTGGGAGCTCGAGCGGGTGCCGATCCGCGAGCAGCCGCCGACGGCGGACGAGCTGGCCGAGCTCGTGCAGCGCAGCGGACTGCCGCTGAAGAAGTTCTTCAACACCTCCGGCGAGGTGTACAAGGAGCTTGGGCTGAAGGACAAGCTCGGCAGCATGGGCGAGCGCGAGCAGCTGGAGCTGCTCGCCTCGAACGGCATGCTGCTCAAGCGGCCGATCGTCACCGACGGCAGTCGCGCCACCGTCGGCTACAAGCCGGACGATTACAAGGCGGCCTGGCCGCATGGCTAA
- a CDS encoding Lrp/AsnC family transcriptional regulator — MDDRKLKVLELLKEDARRSPQLIATMLGQPLNEVEQAIAEMEKEHVIVKYAPVINWSKVDDQKVTALIEVQITPERGRGFEGIAERIYLYPEVKTVYLMSGAYDLLVEVEGRTLNDVASFVSSKLSTIDSVLSTKTFFILKKYKQDGIIFEENEGDQRLLVTP, encoded by the coding sequence ATGGATGATAGGAAACTCAAAGTGCTCGAGCTGCTCAAGGAAGACGCCCGCAGGAGCCCGCAGCTGATCGCGACGATGCTTGGACAACCGCTGAACGAGGTGGAGCAGGCGATCGCGGAGATGGAAAAGGAGCACGTCATCGTCAAATACGCGCCCGTCATCAACTGGAGCAAAGTGGACGACCAGAAAGTGACCGCCCTGATCGAAGTGCAGATCACGCCGGAGCGCGGGCGCGGCTTCGAGGGGATCGCCGAGCGCATCTACCTCTATCCGGAAGTCAAGACGGTGTACCTGATGTCGGGCGCCTACGACCTGCTCGTCGAGGTGGAGGGCCGGACGCTGAACGATGTCGCCTCGTTCGTCTCGAGCAAGCTGTCGACGATCGACTCGGTGCTCTCGACCAAGACGTTCTTCATTCTCAAGAAATACAAGCAGGACGGCATTATCTTTGAAGAAAACGAAGGCGATCAGCGGCTGCTGGTCACGCCGTGA
- a CDS encoding RluA family pseudouridine synthase, which translates to MATARTDPRYVQGSVPPHGYYEPIAVIAGESEHGWRLSKLLERRLGVSRKLLSRLKLTEKGLTINGARAYSGDPVATGDVCEIRMEQERSEDILPQPLPLEIVFEDDWLLLASKPAGMVVHPTHGHYTGTLANAAVHHWQQRGENVRFRPVHRLDEDTSGLVLIAKNPYVHQQLSEQHGDGRIRKGYVAFAYGSPAIASGRIDAPIDRDPSAPHVRIVTPAGYASATRYETERTYGGGRASKLRLRLETGRTHQIRVHAGWIGCPLIGDRMYGPAAAGGGEAAWELAAGRQALHAAELSFHHPMTGRELSFAAPLPPELRALEQALVQATGWMDE; encoded by the coding sequence GTGGCGACCGCTAGAACCGATCCGCGCTACGTGCAGGGGTCCGTCCCTCCGCACGGCTACTATGAGCCGATCGCCGTCATCGCCGGCGAGTCCGAGCACGGCTGGCGCCTGTCCAAGCTGCTGGAGCGCCGCCTCGGCGTCTCGCGCAAGCTGCTCTCCCGGCTCAAGCTGACCGAAAAGGGACTGACGATCAATGGCGCGCGGGCTTACTCCGGTGATCCCGTCGCGACAGGCGACGTCTGCGAGATCCGCATGGAGCAAGAGCGTTCCGAGGACATCCTGCCCCAGCCGCTGCCGCTCGAGATCGTCTTTGAAGACGACTGGCTGCTGCTCGCTTCCAAGCCGGCCGGCATGGTCGTGCATCCGACGCACGGGCATTACACCGGCACGCTCGCCAACGCGGCGGTCCACCACTGGCAGCAGCGGGGAGAGAACGTGCGCTTCCGTCCCGTGCACCGGCTCGACGAGGATACGTCGGGGCTCGTGCTGATCGCCAAAAATCCGTACGTGCACCAGCAGCTCTCGGAGCAGCACGGAGACGGCCGCATCCGCAAAGGCTATGTCGCCTTCGCGTATGGCAGCCCCGCCATCGCATCCGGCCGGATCGACGCGCCGATCGACCGCGATCCGTCGGCTCCGCATGTCCGGATCGTCACGCCTGCGGGATATGCCTCGGCCACCCGCTACGAGACGGAGCGGACGTATGGAGGCGGGCGCGCCAGCAAGCTGCGGCTGCGGCTGGAGACCGGCCGGACCCATCAGATCCGCGTCCACGCGGGCTGGATCGGCTGTCCGCTGATCGGCGACCGGATGTACGGGCCGGCCGCGGCCGGGGGCGGAGAGGCCGCCTGGGAGCTTGCGGCCGGACGGCAGGCGCTGCATGCGGCGGAGCTGAGCTTCCACCACCCGATGACGGGCCGGGAGCTGAGCTTCGCAGCTCCGCTTCCGCCGGAGCTGCGGGCGCTGGAGCAGGCGCTCGTGCAGGCGACTGGATGGATGGATGAATGA
- a CDS encoding aminotransferase class I/II-fold pyridoxal phosphate-dependent enzyme, translating to MSVSKESVKPERTAVRSMADYLSPQARAIKPSGIRRFFDLASSRKDVITLGVGEPDFVTPWHVRDACVAALEAGKTQYTSNAGTIELRGAIGQYLSDGFGVDYDPGREILVTVGGSEAIDLALRALISPGDEILIPEPSYISYSPITALSGGVPVGIETFARDAFKLKAESLRAVLTPRSKVLVLSYPSNPTGGIMTYEDWLPIAKLVEERDLIVISDEIYAELTYGSRHVSFASLPGMKDRTILVSGFSKAFAMTGWRIGYACGHHELIGAMLKIHQYTVMCASNMAQVAAYEALTSGMDEMHRMMESYNQRRRLVVSGLREIGLDCHEPQGAFYAFPSIASTGLSSEAFAERLVQEHGVAAVPGNVFGLGGEGHLRCSYATSVAQLTEAIERMGAFVHKLDAQG from the coding sequence ATGAGCGTATCCAAGGAATCCGTTAAGCCCGAACGAACGGCTGTCCGCAGCATGGCGGACTATCTCTCGCCGCAGGCGAGGGCGATCAAGCCTTCCGGCATCCGCCGCTTCTTCGATCTGGCGAGCAGCCGCAAGGACGTCATCACGCTTGGCGTCGGCGAGCCCGACTTCGTCACGCCGTGGCATGTGCGCGACGCCTGCGTGGCGGCCCTGGAGGCCGGCAAGACGCAGTATACGTCCAACGCGGGCACGATCGAGCTGCGCGGCGCGATCGGACAGTACCTGAGCGACGGCTTCGGCGTCGACTACGATCCCGGCCGCGAGATTCTGGTGACGGTCGGCGGCAGCGAGGCGATCGACCTGGCGCTGCGGGCGCTCATCAGCCCCGGCGACGAGATTCTGATCCCGGAGCCGAGCTACATTTCATATTCGCCGATCACGGCGCTCTCCGGCGGCGTCCCCGTCGGCATCGAGACGTTCGCCCGCGACGCCTTCAAGCTCAAGGCGGAGTCGCTGCGGGCCGTGCTCACGCCCCGCTCCAAGGTGCTCGTGCTCAGCTACCCGAGCAATCCGACCGGCGGCATCATGACCTACGAGGACTGGCTGCCGATCGCCAAGCTCGTCGAGGAGCGCGATCTGATCGTCATCTCCGACGAGATTTACGCCGAGCTGACGTATGGCAGCCGTCATGTGAGCTTCGCCTCGCTGCCGGGCATGAAGGACCGGACGATCCTCGTGAGCGGCTTTTCCAAGGCGTTCGCCATGACCGGCTGGCGCATCGGCTACGCATGCGGCCATCACGAGCTGATCGGCGCCATGCTCAAGATTCACCAGTACACGGTCATGTGCGCCTCCAACATGGCGCAGGTAGCGGCTTACGAGGCGTTGACCAGCGGGATGGACGAGATGCACCGCATGATGGAGTCGTACAACCAGCGCCGCCGGCTTGTCGTCAGCGGCCTGCGCGAGATCGGGCTCGATTGCCATGAGCCGCAGGGCGCGTTCTACGCGTTTCCTTCGATCGCTTCGACCGGCCTGTCTTCGGAGGCGTTCGCCGAGCGGCTCGTTCAGGAGCATGGCGTCGCCGCCGTGCCGGGCAACGTGTTCGGCCTAGGCGGAGAGGGCCATCTCCGCTGCTCGTACGCGACGAGCGTCGCCCAGCTGACGGAGGCGATCGAGCGCATGGGAGCGTTCGTGCACAAGCTGGACGCGCAGGGATAG
- a CDS encoding GNAT family N-acetyltransferase produces MQASPAMARELSGLFHRYRLFYGYPDSEAELARAEAFLTERLSRNESVVAAAMEEGTPVGFMQLYPSFSSLSLRPAWILNDLFVDPAWRGRGVARELLREAERLGAETGAAYIQLSTAHGNAAARRLYESEGYEEERHFAVYERIIGKQPGEEDGP; encoded by the coding sequence GTGCAAGCAAGTCCCGCCATGGCGCGGGAGCTGAGCGGGCTGTTCCACCGCTACCGTCTTTTTTACGGCTATCCCGACAGCGAGGCGGAGCTCGCCCGCGCCGAGGCTTTTCTGACGGAGCGGCTCAGCCGGAACGAATCCGTCGTAGCTGCCGCCATGGAGGAGGGAACTCCTGTCGGCTTCATGCAGCTGTATCCCTCCTTCTCTTCGCTCTCGCTGAGACCGGCCTGGATCTTGAACGATCTGTTCGTCGATCCCGCCTGGAGAGGCAGAGGCGTCGCGCGCGAGCTGCTGCGGGAGGCGGAGCGTCTCGGCGCGGAGACCGGCGCGGCGTACATCCAGCTGTCCACCGCGCATGGCAACGCGGCGGCGCGCAGGCTGTACGAGTCCGAGGGCTACGAGGAGGAGCGGCATTTCGCCGTCTATGAGCGCATCATCGGCAAGCAGCCGGGAGAGGAGGACGGACCATGA
- a CDS encoding aminotransferase class I/II-fold pyridoxal phosphate-dependent enzyme, with the protein MAKPVGAAKLGRLGSSVFAEVASWRSRAEAAGLDVIDLSIGSPDLPPSERVMRKLSEAALDPASYRYPSSQGSELFRRKAAEWMKHRFGVELDPDEELLALMGSQDGLAHLALALCEPGDAAIVPDPGYPVYAASLALAGADPILLPLKAENGFLPDPELVPEEDWERARFVLLGLPGNPIGAASSRELLEALVAKCRRHGVVLVHDLAYSEMGYGSYRPMSVLAIPGALDVAVEFHSMSKSFHMAGCRLGFLAGSREAVGALRRLKANIDYGVFGAVQRAAAEALDEAMGPGYAGFRHIYESRRDALVRALAEAGWPVEAPAATMFLWAAVPQPADGGRTSSRRFAERLLAETGVAVVPGDAFGSEGEGYVRIALVEDEARLIEAAARIARWLPDYLQRGGG; encoded by the coding sequence ATGGCTAAGCCGGTCGGAGCGGCCAAGCTCGGCCGCCTCGGCTCCTCGGTATTCGCCGAGGTCGCCTCGTGGCGCAGCCGTGCGGAGGCGGCCGGCCTCGACGTCATCGACCTGAGCATCGGCAGCCCGGACCTGCCTCCGAGCGAGCGGGTCATGCGGAAGCTGAGCGAGGCGGCACTCGATCCGGCCTCGTACCGCTACCCTTCCTCGCAGGGGAGTGAGCTGTTTCGCCGCAAGGCGGCCGAATGGATGAAGCATCGGTTCGGCGTCGAGCTCGACCCGGACGAGGAGCTGCTGGCGCTCATGGGCTCGCAGGACGGCCTCGCGCATCTGGCGCTGGCACTGTGCGAGCCGGGAGACGCCGCGATCGTGCCGGATCCGGGCTATCCGGTCTATGCCGCTTCGCTCGCGCTGGCGGGCGCGGACCCGATTCTGCTGCCGCTGAAGGCGGAGAACGGCTTTCTGCCCGATCCGGAGCTCGTGCCGGAAGAGGACTGGGAGCGGGCGCGCTTCGTCCTGCTCGGCCTTCCCGGCAATCCGATCGGCGCGGCTTCGAGCCGGGAGCTGCTGGAGGCGCTCGTCGCCAAGTGCCGGCGGCACGGCGTCGTGCTCGTGCATGATCTGGCCTACTCGGAGATGGGCTACGGCTCCTATCGGCCGATGAGCGTGCTGGCGATACCCGGCGCTCTTGACGTGGCGGTCGAGTTCCACTCCATGTCCAAAAGCTTCCATATGGCCGGCTGCCGCCTCGGCTTCCTTGCAGGGAGCCGCGAAGCGGTCGGAGCGCTGCGCCGCCTCAAGGCGAACATCGACTACGGCGTGTTCGGCGCGGTGCAGCGAGCGGCGGCGGAAGCGCTGGACGAGGCGATGGGGCCCGGTTATGCCGGCTTCCGCCACATCTATGAAAGCCGCCGTGACGCGCTCGTGCGGGCGCTCGCCGAGGCAGGCTGGCCGGTCGAGGCGCCGGCGGCCACGATGTTCCTGTGGGCGGCCGTGCCGCAGCCGGCTGACGGCGGGCGGACGAGCAGCCGCCGGTTCGCCGAGCGGCTGCTGGCCGAGACCGGCGTCGCCGTCGTGCCGGGCGACGCGTTCGGCAGCGAGGGCGAAGGCTACGTCCGCATCGCGCTCGTCGAGGACGAGGCTCGGCTCATCGAGGCGGCGGCGCGCATCGCGCGCTGGCTGCCGGACTATTTGCAAAGAGGAGGAGGCTGA